The Fundidesulfovibrio terrae genomic sequence GGCCCAATGGTCTTCCCTCCGTTGAGGTTCTCCAAGTCGCCTGGGACACAACCATGAAATAAGCCGGATATGGGCGGTGTCCAGAAGCCGCAAAGGGCGAAAGCGAAAATATTCACGCGCCCGGGTCGGATGTTCTGGCGAGAAGAGCACTTGTTGGCTGGAAAAATTTGTTCCGGTCAGTTGTCCTGATTCTTGAAAGCGCGCTCGATGCGGCGGTCCGGAACGAGCCATAACAGCGCCACGAGAACATAAATCCCGTCAGCGATCCACTGCTCGAAGAAGGCTGCCGGTATGGCTGCGAGGTAGAGCAGCGGAGACAATTTCCCCTTGAGGTCCCTGCCCACCGCGGCTTTTAGGAGGGAGTCGCGGCCTTGCGCGGCTATGATCGTCCGCTGCAGGATCCAGTAGGCGAAGGCCGCCATGAGAAGAATCACCCCGTACAGGGCGGTGGGAGCGGCGGCGAAATGGTTCTCGCCCATCCAGGCCGTCACGAAAGGAATCAGCGACAACCAGAACAGCAGGTGCAGGTTCGCCCACAAGATGCCCCCACGCACATGCTGCACGGTGTGGAGCATATGGTGGTGGTTGTTCCAGTAGATGCCCAGGTACACGAAGCTCAGCACGTAATTCAGAAATATGGGAAGCAACGGGCGCAACGCGGCCAGAGTGTCGGCGTGAGGTACCTTCAGCTCCAGGACCATGATGGTGATGATGATGGCTATGACGCCATCGCTGAAAGCTTCGAGTCGGTTTTTTCCCATAACATGCACGGTTGGGTGGAATCGTTTTCACAGGGATACCGGCCAACAGGCCGTTGCAGGCGACGAGACACCGGCGTGGAGCGTCCGGCGAGACGGCGCCCTGACAGGCCAAGTCCTTCCGGGAGAGACCAGCCCCCCTGTAGCAGGATGCACGGCGCCTGTACACGATCTCCCTCTCTTGCGCCGAAAGGGCTTACAGGCCGGCCGCACTGGAGGGACTCCCCAAGGACCAGGGGGCGCCAATAAAAAAGGGGGCTTAGCCCCCCTTTTTTCAATTGTTCTTGAGATACGCTACACCTTGGCCCCGCAGCACTTCTTGTACTTCTTCCCGCTGCCGCAGGGGCAGGGATCGTTCCTGCCGACCTTGGGCGCGGCGCGCTTTTTGGGCTGGGTCTTCTTGTCGGTGCCGTCGTCGGCCCCCTGGAACTGCAGGTCGGAGGCCTTCTCCTTGTGGGTGAACTCCTCCTCGCGCACTTCGGCCTTGATCTGCAGACGCGAGAGGTGGCGCACGGTGGTGTCCGCGATCATCTCGAGCAGGCCCTGGAACATCTCGAAGCCTTCGCGCTTGTACTCCTGCTTGGGGTCCTTCTGGCCGTAGCCGCGCAGGCCGATGCCGTCGCGCAGGTGGTCCATGTTGAGCAGGTGTTCCTTCCAGTGCTTGTCCAGCGCTTCCAGCAGGAAGTAGCGCAGTATCTCCACATAGTGGGCGGGCGCGGCGCTCTTGAGCGATTCGAAGCGCCCCGTGACGGCCTCGCGCAGCTGCTCCTTGGTGGGAACGCCCTGGGCGAAGTCCACGCGCAGGTTGAAGACTTCCTCGAAGCGGGCGGCCGCAATCTCAATGGATTCCGGGTCGGGGCCTTGCTTGGAGAGCGTCAGGGGCTCGTAGATGTCGTCGAGCAGGTCGTCCACGAATTCCAGCAACGAGTCCTCGGGATTCCCGGCCTCCATGTAATGGCGGCGGCGCGAATAGATGACCTCGCGCTGCTGGTTCATGACGTTGTCGAAGTCCAGCAGCTGCTTGCGTATTTCGAAGTTGTGGCCTTCCACGCGCTTCTGGGCGTTCTCGATGGCCTTGGAGACCATGCGGTTCTCGATGGCCTCGCCCTCCTGCATGCCCAGGCGCTCCATGATGCCCTTCAAGCGGTCGGAGCCGAACAGGCGCATGAGGTCGTCGTCCAGGGCCAGGTAGAAGCGGGATTCGCCGGGGTCGCCCTGACGGCCGGAGCGGCCGCGCAGCTGGTTGTCGATGCGCCGCGACTCGTGGCGCTCCGTGCCCAGGATGAACAGGCCGCCCAGTTCGCGCACGCCCTCGCCCAGCTTGATGTCCGTGCCGCGGCCGGCCATGTTGGTGGCTATGGTCACGCGGCCCGTGTGTCCGGCCTCGGCCACGATCTGCGCCTCGCGCTCGTGCTGCTTGGCGTTGAGCACCTCGTGTGGCACTCCGGCCTTTTTGAGGAGCTGGGAGAGCAGTTCGGATTTCTCGATGGAGATGGTGCCCACCAGCACGGGCTGGCCCTTCTGGTGGAGCGCCTTGAGTTCCTCGGCGATAGCCGCGTACTTCTCCTGCTGGGTCTTGTAGATCATGTCCGGGTGGTCCTTGCGGACCATGGGCCGGTGGGTGGGTATGACGGCCACTTCCAGGCCGTAGATCTGCTTGAACTCCACGGCCTCGGTGTCGGCGGTGCCGGTCATGCCGCCGAGCTTGTTGTACATGCGGAAGTAGTTCTGGAAGGTGATGGAGGCGAGCGTCTGGTTCTCGCTCTCCACGGTGACGCCTTCCTTGGCCTCCAGGGACTGGTGCAGTCCGTCGGAGTAGCGCCTGCCCGGCATGAGGCGGCCGGTGAATTCGTCCACGATGACCACCTGGCCGTCCTTGACGATGTAGTCCACGTCGCGGGCGTAGAGGTGGTGGGCGCGCAAGCCCTGCATGATGTGGTGCTGCAGGGAGATGTTGGCCTGGTCGTACAGGTTGTCGATCTTGAAGATGTCTTCGCAGCGGGCCACGCCTTCGTCGGTGAGAAGGACCGTGCGGGCCTTTTCGTCCACGGTGAAGTGGACGTCCTTCTTGAGCATGGGGATGAGCGCGCTCACGCGGGCGTACTGGGCCGTGGATTCCTCGGCCGGGCCCGAGATGATGAGCGGCGTGCGCGCCTCGTCGATGAGGATGGAGTCCACCTCGTCCACGATGGCGAAGTTGAGTTCGCGCTG encodes the following:
- a CDS encoding TMEM175 family protein — its product is MGKNRLEAFSDGVIAIIITIMVLELKVPHADTLAALRPLLPIFLNYVLSFVYLGIYWNNHHHMLHTVQHVRGGILWANLHLLFWLSLIPFVTAWMGENHFAAAPTALYGVILLMAAFAYWILQRTIIAAQGRDSLLKAAVGRDLKGKLSPLLYLAAIPAAFFEQWIADGIYVLVALLWLVPDRRIERAFKNQDN
- the secA gene encoding preprotein translocase subunit SecA — translated: MFGSIIKMIVGSKNERYLKSLTPTVDKINSLEPQIQQLDQGQMQSRVAELMQEAANGRPLDEMLPETFALVREAGLRSLDMRHFDVQLIGGMVLHQGKIAEMKTGEGKTLVATLPAVLNALSGKGVHLITVNDYLARRDAAWMGTLYNYLGLTVGTILHGLTDEERQVSYGAHITYGTNNEFGFDYLRDNMKFYKEHLVQRELNFAIVDEVDSILIDEARTPLIISGPAEESTAQYARVSALIPMLKKDVHFTVDEKARTVLLTDEGVARCEDIFKIDNLYDQANISLQHHIMQGLRAHHLYARDVDYIVKDGQVVIVDEFTGRLMPGRRYSDGLHQSLEAKEGVTVESENQTLASITFQNYFRMYNKLGGMTGTADTEAVEFKQIYGLEVAVIPTHRPMVRKDHPDMIYKTQQEKYAAIAEELKALHQKGQPVLVGTISIEKSELLSQLLKKAGVPHEVLNAKQHEREAQIVAEAGHTGRVTIATNMAGRGTDIKLGEGVRELGGLFILGTERHESRRIDNQLRGRSGRQGDPGESRFYLALDDDLMRLFGSDRLKGIMERLGMQEGEAIENRMVSKAIENAQKRVEGHNFEIRKQLLDFDNVMNQQREVIYSRRRHYMEAGNPEDSLLEFVDDLLDDIYEPLTLSKQGPDPESIEIAAARFEEVFNLRVDFAQGVPTKEQLREAVTGRFESLKSAAPAHYVEILRYFLLEALDKHWKEHLLNMDHLRDGIGLRGYGQKDPKQEYKREGFEMFQGLLEMIADTTVRHLSRLQIKAEVREEEFTHKEKASDLQFQGADDGTDKKTQPKKRAAPKVGRNDPCPCGSGKKYKKCCGAKV